The Polynucleobacter sp. JS-Mosq-20-D10 region CGCAAATTACAGGATCGGTAGTGCTCTATGGCTTATTACTGCCACGCATGGGCTTTTTAGTCGCTGTAGTGGCCTTGGTACTAGTGTCAGCTAGCGCCAGCAAAGAGTTCACTTGGAAAGGCTCCTTGATCAATGCAGCCTTCCTAGTGACCTTCACTTACTCAGTCTTTGTTTTGGGTCTCAAGCTTCAGTTCCCACTCCTACCAGTATTCCTACAACAATAACGAACCGGGACTCTCAAAATGGATTTATTTGCTAATTTAGCGCTCGGTTTCGACACAGCGTTTACCTTACAAAATCTGATGTACTGCCTGATTGGCTGTATTTTGGGTACATTAATCGGTGTTTTGCCAGGCCTAGGCCCAATCGCAACCATTGCGATGCTCCTGCCAGCCACCTATGCATTGCCTCCAATTGCCGCTTTGATTATGTTAGCCGGTATTTACTACGGCTCACAGTACGGCGGCTCTACTACTGCGATTTTGCTCAACATCCCAGGGGAAACGTCCTCGGTGGTGACGGCGATTGACGGCTATCAAATGGCTAGAAATGGTCGAGCAGGTGTAGCCCTCTTTACTGCCGGCATGGGTTCATTTTTTGCTGGTTGCGTAGCAACACTGGTTTTGGCTGCATTTGCTGCACCACTCTCCCAATTAGCATTTAAGTTCGGTCCTGCCGAATATTTCTCCCTGATGATCTTAGGCTTAATTGGCGCCGTCGTACTAGCCTCAGGCTCTTTGATCAAGGCGATCGGCATGATCATCCTGGGCCTCTTGATGGGCTTGATCGGTACTGACGTGAACTCTGGCGTATCCCGCTATGCTTTTGACATCCCCGAATTGAGTGACGGCATTGGATTCGTAGCCGTTGCAATGGGTGTCTTTGGTTTTGCGGAAATTATGGGTAACCTGGAAAAAACTGGTGATGACGAGGGCTTCCTCAACAAACTTACCACCATGATGCCGACCAAGACTGATATCAAGCGCATGATTCCCTCCATCTTGCGCGGCACAACCATTGGCTCCATCTTGGGCATTCTGCCAGGCGGCGGTGCTGCTTTGGCAGCCTTTGGCGCCTACTCAGTAGAAAAGAAATCCTCTAAGTACAGCCATGAGTTTGGTAAGGGTGCCATTGAGGGTGTAGCAGGTCCTGAAGCAGCCAACAATGCCGCCGCTCAAACCTCCTTCATCCCATTGCTTACCTTGGGTATCCCACCGAATGCTGTAATGGCTTTGATGGTTGGCGCGATGACGATTCATAACATCCAGCCTGGTCCACAAGTCATGACCAGTAACCCAGCTTTGTTCTGGGGTCTGATTGCCTCGATGTGGATCGGTAACGTGATGTTGATTCTCTTGAACTTGCCACTCATTGGTATTTGGGTAAAGCTCTTGAAGATTCCTTATCGCTTTCTCTACCCAGCAATTTTGGTGTTCTGCTGTATTGGCGTGTATACCGTCAACAACACCGTATTTGACGTTTATGTAACCGCAGCCTTCGGTTTAATTGGTTACCTCTTCTTCAAACTGGGTTGCGAACCCCCTCCATTACTCTTAGGCTTCGTGCTTGGACCGATGATGGAGGAGAACTTCCGTCGCGCTCTCTTGTTATCACGCGGCGACTTCTCAACCTTCGTAACCCGACCACTCTCCTTAGGCTTACTCATTGCAGCAGCCCTCTTGGTGGTGATCGTGGCCTTGCCTGCGGTTAAGAAAACCCGTGAAGAGGCTTTCGTAGAAGAGTAATTCTCAAGCGCTTCCCAGAAACGAGCCCGCAGCAGTTTGCGGGCTTTTTTCTTTACAGGCAGGGGTTTTCTCTACAATGGGCGCATGTCCGAAGATAGCAAACCATCTAAATCGCCGGCCGGCATTCTTGCTGAGCCCTCTAACTTTTTGCGCCAGATCATCGATC contains the following coding sequences:
- a CDS encoding tripartite tricarboxylate transporter permease, yielding MDLFANLALGFDTAFTLQNLMYCLIGCILGTLIGVLPGLGPIATIAMLLPATYALPPIAALIMLAGIYYGSQYGGSTTAILLNIPGETSSVVTAIDGYQMARNGRAGVALFTAGMGSFFAGCVATLVLAAFAAPLSQLAFKFGPAEYFSLMILGLIGAVVLASGSLIKAIGMIILGLLMGLIGTDVNSGVSRYAFDIPELSDGIGFVAVAMGVFGFAEIMGNLEKTGDDEGFLNKLTTMMPTKTDIKRMIPSILRGTTIGSILGILPGGGAALAAFGAYSVEKKSSKYSHEFGKGAIEGVAGPEAANNAAAQTSFIPLLTLGIPPNAVMALMVGAMTIHNIQPGPQVMTSNPALFWGLIASMWIGNVMLILLNLPLIGIWVKLLKIPYRFLYPAILVFCCIGVYTVNNTVFDVYVTAAFGLIGYLFFKLGCEPPPLLLGFVLGPMMEENFRRALLLSRGDFSTFVTRPLSLGLLIAAALLVVIVALPAVKKTREEAFVEE